The Pirellulales bacterium genome window below encodes:
- a CDS encoding DUF3368 domain-containing protein: protein MELKADLLLIDDSQGRKAAASRQIPFTGTIGVLELAADRGLLNLRDAFERVKQTDFWISPDLLDERLKLWLTRNSPH from the coding sequence ATGGAACTGAAGGCGGATTTGCTGCTCATCGACGACTCACAGGGCCGGAAAGCTGCCGCCAGCCGCCAGATTCCATTCACCGGCACAATTGGAGTGCTTGAGTTGGCTGCCGACAGAGGGCTACTTAACCTGCGCGACGCCTTTGAACGCGTGAAGCAAACCGACTTCTGGATATCGCCGGATCTGCTCGATGAGCGCCTTAAGCTTTGGCTAACTCGCAATTCGCCGCATTGA
- a CDS encoding DUF58 domain-containing protein — MRWYLGAVFVLVVAVVFQLGLLAYAMYVLLGIMVVSRFVARHWIDNLSATRECNCDSAEIGDKAAVVVTVRNRGRLPVAWTLVEDSLPRQALVQRPPRLKVHNRRLMIGMLRRGGQKTMLYQVEFLMRGYYQFGPVVLETGDLFGLHRRYRVATEPHFVLVYPRLVPLAGYDLASRRPVGEIRLTHRLYEDPTRIAGVRPYQEGDPLNRVNWRATARTGLLHSKIYEPSTIAGATVMLAFHRDEYPSSNEPLRSELAVTTAASIANAVYLMGQQVGLVTNGRDAADRIRQEGWAHDYHSRAAAQQNVNMADHSERLRPVMVPTRRGPEQLWNILETLARVELTDGLSFDQLVLETISRLPRDATIVAVLPKVTPETALALGSLRRRGYAVVGVLIVFDQFEFEEYGGRLVAQGIEARQVTDEASLSALCGQHLLR, encoded by the coding sequence ATGAGATGGTATCTGGGCGCGGTCTTCGTGCTCGTGGTGGCCGTCGTTTTTCAGCTCGGCCTGCTGGCCTACGCCATGTATGTGCTGCTGGGCATCATGGTCGTCAGCCGCTTTGTGGCCCGGCATTGGATCGACAATCTCTCGGCCACGCGGGAGTGCAATTGCGATTCGGCCGAGATCGGCGACAAGGCCGCCGTGGTGGTGACGGTGCGCAATCGCGGCCGCCTGCCCGTGGCCTGGACGTTGGTCGAAGACAGTCTGCCGCGGCAGGCCTTGGTGCAGCGGCCGCCGCGGCTCAAGGTGCATAACCGGCGGCTGATGATCGGCATGCTCCGCCGCGGCGGGCAGAAGACGATGCTTTACCAGGTCGAGTTTCTGATGCGCGGCTACTATCAGTTCGGGCCGGTGGTGCTGGAAACGGGCGACTTGTTCGGATTGCACCGCCGTTATCGCGTGGCGACGGAACCGCATTTTGTGCTCGTCTATCCGCGATTGGTGCCGCTGGCCGGCTACGACCTGGCGTCGCGCCGGCCCGTGGGCGAGATTCGCCTCACGCACCGGCTCTATGAAGATCCGACGCGGATCGCGGGCGTGCGCCCCTATCAAGAGGGCGACCCGCTGAACCGCGTCAACTGGCGGGCCACAGCCCGCACCGGCCTGCTGCACAGCAAGATTTATGAGCCGTCGACCATCGCCGGGGCCACGGTGATGCTGGCGTTTCACCGCGATGAGTACCCGTCGAGCAACGAGCCGTTGCGGTCGGAACTGGCCGTCACCACGGCGGCGTCCATCGCCAACGCGGTTTACCTAATGGGCCAACAGGTGGGACTGGTGACGAACGGGCGCGACGCGGCCGACCGCATCCGCCAGGAGGGATGGGCGCACGATTACCACAGCCGCGCCGCGGCCCAGCAGAACGTAAACATGGCCGATCACAGCGAGCGTTTGAGGCCGGTGATGGTGCCGACGCGACGAGGCCCCGAGCAGCTCTGGAACATCCTGGAAACCCTGGCCCGCGTGGAGCTGACCGACGGCTTGTCGTTCGACCAACTCGTGCTGGAGACGATCAGCCGCCTGCCGCGGGACGCGACCATCGTGGCGGTTTTGCCCAAGGTGACGCCCGAAACGGCCTTGGCCCTGGGAAGTCTGCGGCGGCGCGGTTACGCGGTGGTGGGGGTGCTCATCGTGTTCGACCAGTTCGAGTTCGAAGAATACGGCGGCCGGCTGGTGGCGCAGGGGATTGAAGCCCGCCAGGTGACGGACGAGGCCTCGCTCAGCGCGCTGTGCGGGCAGCATTTGCTTCGCTGA